The following proteins are encoded in a genomic region of Burkholderia gladioli:
- a CDS encoding branched-chain amino acid ABC transporter permease, whose protein sequence is MNVYLLQIVNGIGVGMLYFLLAVGLSIVFGLLRFVNFAHGAFYLLGAYFCYQALQWEANFWVALLLVPLAVGAFAWLVEKLVLRHVYAQAHEFHILVTVGLALVLQECAILVWGPLGDNVAVPASLDGVVIWGSFVYPKYRLFVIGFTAVLAALLWWLLEGTRLGSTVRAGSEAAEMVSLLGINVSRVFSLVFALGAATAALAGVLAAPIRGVDPFMGIEALGVAFVVVVVGGMGNFLGALVGGLLVGIVQSVMSTLWPEGARLMIYVAMAAVLLLRPNGLLGRAA, encoded by the coding sequence ATGAATGTCTATCTGCTGCAGATCGTCAACGGCATCGGCGTCGGGATGCTGTACTTCCTGCTCGCCGTCGGCCTGTCGATCGTGTTCGGCCTGCTGCGCTTCGTGAATTTCGCGCACGGCGCCTTCTACCTGCTGGGCGCCTACTTCTGCTACCAGGCGCTGCAATGGGAAGCGAACTTCTGGGTCGCGCTGCTGCTGGTGCCGCTCGCGGTGGGCGCCTTCGCCTGGCTGGTCGAGAAGCTGGTGCTGCGCCACGTCTACGCGCAAGCCCATGAATTCCACATCCTCGTCACGGTCGGCCTCGCGCTGGTGCTGCAGGAATGCGCGATCCTCGTCTGGGGCCCGCTCGGCGACAACGTGGCGGTGCCGGCCTCGCTCGACGGCGTGGTGATCTGGGGCAGCTTCGTTTATCCGAAGTACCGGCTGTTCGTGATCGGCTTCACCGCGGTGCTGGCCGCGCTGCTCTGGTGGCTGCTGGAAGGCACGCGGCTGGGCAGCACGGTGCGCGCCGGCAGCGAGGCGGCCGAGATGGTGTCCCTGCTCGGCATCAACGTGTCGCGCGTGTTCAGCCTGGTGTTCGCGCTGGGCGCCGCCACCGCCGCGCTGGCCGGCGTGCTGGCCGCGCCGATCCGCGGCGTCGATCCCTTCATGGGCATCGAGGCGCTCGGCGTCGCCTTCGTGGTGGTGGTGGTCGGCGGCATGGGCAACTTCCTCGGCGCGCTGGTGGGCGGCCTGCTGGTCGGCATCGTGCAGAGCGTGATGAGCACGCTGTGGCCCGAGGGCGCGCGGCTGATGATCTACGTGGCGATGGCGGCCGTGCTGCTGCTGCGTCCCAACGGCTTGCTCGGGAGGGCCGCATGA
- a CDS encoding ABC transporter substrate-binding protein, giving the protein MNRRELLKLAAASAMPGALGALASRAAFAAGAPLELACPVPMSGPFAANGKYADLGMKLAVQQYGQVLGSPLSYVTLDTEGKPATAVRRVQEVAQQKGVRYFAGGILSSESLAMGKEVEKAGGVFITTAGADEITGKDCNSATFRWSVPTFGAIEQTVRPLIKMLPNAKRWYTITPQYVFGEGLLSAAKAIFQEAGIQHVGNSYHSLAEKEFSGYLTNAVAAKPDVLLILNFGSQSSDTLRQAVSFGMKRNCTILMAWASGLEQFETLGADLCDGVYFGAQYWHGIDSPLNRDLVKRANATFHANPNYSLAGSYICTKILLDGMLKAGSTDPKKVIATLEGMKYDGLTGPEEVRRADHQVLKNYYLLKGKAKNRMKNADDYADIVSSGQSFLAADKTGCKLG; this is encoded by the coding sequence TTGAATCGCCGTGAACTGTTGAAACTGGCCGCCGCGTCGGCCATGCCGGGTGCGCTCGGCGCCCTTGCCTCCCGTGCCGCGTTCGCCGCCGGCGCGCCGCTCGAGCTGGCCTGCCCGGTGCCGATGTCGGGCCCGTTCGCGGCCAACGGCAAGTACGCCGACCTCGGCATGAAGCTGGCCGTGCAGCAATACGGCCAGGTGCTCGGCTCGCCGCTGTCCTACGTCACGCTCGACACCGAGGGCAAGCCGGCCACGGCGGTGCGCCGGGTGCAGGAAGTCGCGCAGCAGAAGGGCGTGCGCTACTTCGCGGGCGGCATCCTGTCCTCGGAATCGCTGGCGATGGGCAAGGAGGTGGAGAAGGCCGGCGGCGTGTTCATCACCACCGCGGGCGCCGACGAGATCACCGGCAAGGACTGCAACAGCGCCACCTTCCGCTGGTCGGTGCCGACCTTCGGGGCGATCGAGCAGACCGTGCGTCCGCTGATCAAGATGCTGCCGAACGCGAAGCGCTGGTACACCATCACGCCGCAATACGTGTTCGGCGAGGGCCTGCTGTCGGCCGCCAAGGCGATCTTCCAGGAAGCCGGCATCCAGCACGTCGGCAACAGCTATCACTCGCTGGCCGAGAAGGAATTCAGCGGCTACCTGACCAACGCCGTCGCCGCCAAGCCCGACGTGCTGCTGATCCTGAACTTCGGCTCGCAGTCCTCGGACACGCTGCGCCAGGCGGTCAGCTTCGGCATGAAGCGCAACTGCACGATCCTGATGGCCTGGGCCTCGGGCCTGGAGCAGTTCGAGACGCTCGGCGCGGATCTCTGCGACGGCGTGTATTTCGGCGCGCAGTATTGGCACGGCATCGATTCGCCGCTGAACCGCGATCTCGTCAAGCGCGCCAACGCGACCTTCCACGCCAACCCGAACTACAGCCTGGCCGGCTCCTACATCTGCACCAAGATCCTGCTCGACGGCATGCTCAAGGCCGGCAGCACCGATCCGAAGAAGGTGATCGCCACGCTGGAGGGCATGAAGTACGACGGCCTCACCGGCCCCGAGGAAGTGCGCCGCGCCGATCACCAGGTGCTGAAGAACTACTACCTGCTCAAGGGCAAGGCGAAGAACCGCATGAAGAACGCCGACGACTACGCCGACATCGTCAGCTCCGGCCAGTCCTTCCTGGCCGCCGACAAGACCGGCTGCAAGCTCGGCTGA